A window of Rhododendron vialii isolate Sample 1 chromosome 13a, ASM3025357v1 contains these coding sequences:
- the LOC131313949 gene encoding uncharacterized protein LOC131313949: MADKKGPKAHDYIAETTIFKEPIYFLLLTLEREPFFVWPNPPKLNTEEGNNNSRKRCSYHNELGHYTTACAPYKALLENLAEQGLLDDHIDWTKMPRRQPNAGGRNPIPRPIGVINIIHGPTTREAAKQLRLELYKAQKLTQIFSIDRAPKRIKTLEHQGSSAEVIYLSLFKELKIPESCLLPAEVPLIGFSGTPVWPLGRITLPVVLGSVDSNLEFVIVDAPSPYNAILGRNWLHSIKAVASTYHQVVRYIGAHGRQEDLMGDQLQARQCYVSAVGKAPSSKRVHWVEV; this comes from the exons ATGGCAGACAAAAAGGGTCCGAAAGCCCATGACTATATAGCCGAAACCACCATTTTTAAAGAGCCCATTTACTTTCTCCTCCTTACGTTAGAGAGGGAACCATTCTTTGTCTGGCCGAACCCTCCCAAGTTGAACACAGAAGAAGGTAATAATAATAGTCGGAAGAGATGCTCATACCACAATGAGCTTGGGCATTACACCACGGCTTGCGCTCCGTATaaagcacttttggaaaatctggCGGAGCAGGGACTTCTCGATGACCATATTGATTGGACCAAAATGCCGAGGAGACAGCCGAATGCCGGTGGACGAAATCCTATTCCCCGTCCGATCGGAGTCATCAACATTATTCACGGACCAACTACAAGGGAGGCAGCAAAACAGCTTCGTCTAGAGCTCTACAAAGCTCAGAAacttacccaaattttttctatcgATCGTGCTCCTAAGCGGATAAAGACGCTTGAGC atcagggaagctcggcgGAAGTGATATACTTATCCCTCTTCAAGGAGCTCAAAATCCCAGAGTCATGCCTTCTCCCAGCAGAAGTTCCCCTAATTGGATTCAGTGGAACGCCCGTTTGGCCGCTCGGTAGGATCACCCTCCCCGTTGTTTTAGGCTCGGTTGATTCTAATCTGGAGTTCGTCATCGTGGACGCCCCGAGTCCGTACAACGCAATCCTCGGTCGAAATTGGCTCCATTCCATAAAAgccgtcgcctcaacctaccaccaggtggtTAGATACATCGGTGCTCACGGCAGACAAGAAGATCTAATGGGAGACCAGTTACAAGCCAGACAATGCTACGTTTCAGCCGTCGGAAAGGCACCAAGCTCCAAACGTGTACACTGGGTTGAAGTCTAA
- the LOC131313670 gene encoding zinc transporter 4-like, translating into MNNVFFFFVLVLVLSITIQAAAWARDAETGEGNDKVQALKYKLIAIASILFAGAIGVSLPILGKIFPALSPENDFFFVVKAFAAGVIFATGCVHVLPDAFKLLTSPCLSENPWGVFSFAGFSIMIAAAATMLVDQFASILFKRMHFGKAKPVCDEEKVGEHEGHVHVHTHATHGHAHGAAFGDEAQLLRHRVISQVLEIGIVVHSVIIGISLGASENPKTIKPLVAALSFHQLFEGMGLGGCISQAKLKATSVTIMSIFFSLTTPVGIAIGFAISNSYNENSPTALIVEGLFNAASAGILLYMALVDLIEADFKSARVLNNLKLLFACDVTLLLGMGCMSLLAMWA; encoded by the exons ATGAAcaatgtttttttcttcttcgttcTCGTCCTCGTCCTCTCAATCACAATACAAGCTGCCGCTTGGGCGCGCGATGCCGAAACCGGGGAGGGCAACGACAAAGTCCAGGCCCTCAAGTACAAACTAATCGCAATAGCCTCCATCCTCTTCGCGGGCGCCATCGGGGTCTCTCTTCCCATCCTAGGCAAAATCTTCCCCGCTCTCTCACCGGAGAACGACTTCTTCTTCGTGGTCAAGGCGTTCGCGGCGGGCGTGATCTTCGCCACCGGATGCGTGCACGTGTTGCCGGACGCGTTCAAGCTCCTGACGAGCCCGTGCCTGAGCGAGAACCCTTGGGGGGTGTTCTCCTTCGCGGGTTTCAGTATCATGATCGCAGCCGCTGCGACAATGCTGGTGGATCAGTTTGCGAGCATTCTGTTTAAGAGAATGCATTTCGGTAAGGCGAAACCGGTATGCGATGAAGAAAAGGTTGGGGAGCATGAGGGTCACGTGCACGTTCACACGCATGCTACGCACGGACATGCGCATGGCGCTGCGTTCGGGGATGAGGCTCAACTTCTTCGGCATCGGGTTATATCACAG GTATTGGAGATAGGTATTGTGGTTCACTCGGTCATAATTGGCATATCTTTGGGCGCTTCTGAAAATCCAAAGACAATTAAGCCCCTTGTAGCAGCATTGAGTTTCCATCAGTTGTTTGAGGGCATGGGTCTCGGAGGCTGCATTTCTCAG GCCAAATTGAAGGCAACAAGCGTCACGATAATGTCCATTTTCTTCTCCCTAACCACGCCAGTCGGGATAGCCATCGGCTTTGCTATCTCAAACTCATACAATGAAAATAGCCCAACGGCTCTCATTGTGGAAGGCTTATTCAACGCTGCTTCTGCCGGAATACTACTATACATGGCTCTCGTTGACCTTATTGAAGCGGACTTCAAAAGCGCTCGAGTGCTGAACAATCTAAAACTACTTTTTGCCTGCGATGTGACACTTCTTCTAGGGATGGGGTGCATGTCCCTCTTGGCAATGTGGGCTTAG